A genomic window from Silene latifolia isolate original U9 population chromosome Y, ASM4854445v1, whole genome shotgun sequence includes:
- the LOC141628270 gene encoding uncharacterized protein LOC141628270, with protein MLEDALWAYRTAYKTPIDMSPYRVIYGKGCHLPVEVKHKAYWVIKAFNQNVDEARLHRKLQIQELEELRQNAYDNASIYKEKARSWHDKMVTRRIFAEGQDVLVF; from the coding sequence ATGCTTGAGGATGctctatgggcttatagaacggctTATAAGACCCCAATCGACATGTCTCCATATAGGGTAATTTATGGGAAGGGATGTCACCTTCCCGTAGAAGTTAAACACAAAGCATATTGGGTGATCAAAGCTTTCAATCAAAATGTCGATGAGGCGCGATTACACCGAAAGCTTCAAATTcaagaattggaagagcttaggcaaaatgcctatgacaatgctagcatTTACAAGGAGAAGGCTCGGTCTTGGCATGATAAAATGGTGACAAGAAGGATTTTTGCAGAGGGACAAGATGTTTTGGTGTTTTAA